The uncultured Mailhella sp. genome segment TAAACTTAATAAACTTCACTGTATAATGCTAAAAAATATTTATATTACTATAACTAAAAGAGCAAAAAAACATATAAATTTATATGTAATAAAGAATATATTTTATACTATATTACATATAAATTTTATAATATGGATAAAGTATGTATATAAAAAATATAAATATTTTTGATGTGTTTTTTTATGTAATTTTTTATGCGCGTGAGGGGGAGAGCCATGTTTAGAAAGAAACTTGATAAGCTTATTCATCATCCATATATGTTTTTTTCTGACATAGGTAAGAAAAAACGTATGAATTACATTGAAACGGAGAAATATGCACAACATATCAACTATAGAGAAGATAATATGGATAATAATGTATCGGGAAAAAAAATTGATGTCTCTGTTATTGTTCCTGTATTTAATGTGGAAAAATTTCTTAATAAGTGTATAGAAAGTTTAATAAATCAAAATGATAAAAATTTGGAATTTATATTTGTCAATGACGGTTCAACTGATAAATCACTGGATATTTTATATAAGTATGCAAAATCCGATAAGAGAATCATTGTGATAAATTGCAGGAGAAATATTGGCGTCGCAGCAGCCCGTAATCTTGCCATTTCCATAGCGCATGGTTCTTTTATCGGCTTCGTGGATCCTGACGACTATGTTTCGAAAAACTACTTTGGAAGTATGTACCGTATGGCGCGTCTTCAGGATGCGGATATTGTCATGACCAATAATGTCGTACGCTTTCCCTCTAGAAGTGTAAGACATAAAAATATGGGTTTTAGAGTCAATAAAAAAATTGATGATGATGTAAAAATAAATATTATGAAAACTACAGGTGTTACATGGAATAAAATATATAATAGAAAACTTATGTTAAATAATAATATTATGTTCCCTGAAATAAAGACAATGGGAACTGATAACTATATTACTACACTTGCTTTATTTTTTGCAAAGAAAATAATAACGACGGATAAAGTTATTTATTATTACAGAGAGAATCCAAACTCCATTATTAATAAAAAGAAGGACGCCTCCTATTATCTTCTTACGGAAGTATACCACAGATGTCTGCAACGGATTTTCTATTCCAGCGAAAAGAGAGCCAAAAAGCAGGCATGGATTCAGGCAGTGACGGAGCGCGCCCTGAAGGACAGTGTTTCCAACCTGAAGAAGTTTGAAACCAATCTGGAAAAAATTGAATACATCAACAGCGTATATCAATTCTTCCCCGATGCGCGTTTTGTGGATATCGACAGGCCAGTCGTCTCGCTGACATCCTATCCCGGACGCATTGCTACGGTGGATCAGACCATACGCTCCATTCTGAATCAGGACATTCCGCCCAAAGAGGTGGTGCTCTATCTTGCGGATTCTCAGTTTCCCGAAAGAGAAGGCGGGTTGCCGTCATCGCTTACGGATCTTCTGGGCAAAGGGCTGGTCATACGATGGTGCGAGGACATGCGTTCCTACAAAAAACTCATCCCGGCTCTGAGCGACTATCCCGAGGACATCATCATCACGGCCGACGATGATGTGATATATCCCGGCAACTGGCTGCGTACTCTTCTGACCGCACACTTCAGGCAGCCTGAGGAGGTGCAGTGCCTGCGTGGAAGAAAGATTTTAATGGAGCAGGGGCATTTTCTCCCCTACAGTGAATACCGTCTTATCAAGTATGACGAACCTTCTTCCTTCTTCATTCTTCAGACAGGACTCGGCGGATGTCTGTATAAGAAGAGCATGTTGCATGAGGACGTTGCCCGCAAGGAGCTTTTCACGTCTCTTTGTGCCGACGGTGACGATATCTGGTTCTGGGCCATGGCCGTGTTGAAGGGAACGAAAATACACTGGTGCGCTCCGGGACTGAACGATCCGCTGTACATAGAAGGTACGCAGGAGAGTGGAACCTGTCTCTGGGAGCAGAACAAGCAGGGCGGCAATGACGAGCACTTTATGAAACTTGTGAATCATTATCCACAGCTTGCGGATATTGCCGATCAGGTTTTCTGAACTTCAATCAGGTCATCGAGGAGCTGTGAATGATATCTGTCGATAAAAATCTCTGCACGGGATGCACTGCCTGCTATAGCGTTTGTCCCCAAAAAGCCATTATGATGCAGTATGACGAGGAAGGGTTTTCCTTTCCCTTCGTTATCCGTTCATTGTGTGTGGACTGCGGGCTCTGTGAGCGTGTTTGTCCCATACACAACTACGAAAAGCATCCCCAGCCGGAGCTGGCCTATGCTGCCTGCAACAGGGATGTGAATGAGCGCTTCAGAAGTTCGTCGGGGTCGATTTTTTCCATCCTTGCCCGTTATGTCATGGAAAGGAAGGGCATTGTTTTCGGTGCCGCCATGGATGAGCATTTTCGTGTCGTTCATACGGGGGTGTCTCGCATGGCGGACGTTGATCGCCTGAGAATGTCCAAATACGCGCAGAGTGAACTCGGCGATGTTTTTTCGCAGGTGAAAAACTGTCTTGACACAGACAGATGGGTACTGTTCTCCGGTACTCCCTGTCAGGTTTCCGGGCTGAAGAATTTTTTGCGAAAGGATTATGAGAAGCTGTACACCGTAGATATTCTGTGCCGTGGGGTACCTTCTCCAAAACTTTTCCAGACGTATATCGAATGGCTGAAGCAGCGTTATGACTTTGATTCCATAGTGTTTCGCGACCAGAGATATGGATGGACGACGTCTTCTCCCTTTACCGTGTACCGGGGCAACACGCCGCTGCTGCAGGAGAGCTCTGGTTATAACCTATATATGAAGACGTTTGTAAGTCATTTTTCCCTGCGTCGCTCATGCTACAGCTGTGTGTATGCGTCCATGGATAGGGCGGGCGATTTCTCCATCGGGGATTTCTGGTCCATTGACGAATATGACAAGTCGCTCAATGACCACATGGGCACCTCATTCTTTTTAATAAACAGTGCAAAGGGTGAGGCCCTGAAACCCTACATAGAGGAACGCACGTCTGTACTGAAGGCATTTATATTCAAGGAGATGGAGTCCGCGCAGGGAGGGATACATGGTCCTGCCGGAACTTCCCCCTTCCGTGAACAGCTCTTCTCTCGGTTTGCCGCCGGGACCTCAGTGTTCGAGTGGATGGTCAAGAAGTTCTACAAGGTGGGCGTGCTGAATTTCTATAACGCCGATAACTTCGGAGCAGTGCTTGTGGGATTTTCCATATGCAGGATTCTGGAGAGACTCGGCTACAAGCCTGAACTTATAAATTACCGCTACAAGCCGGATGCCACATTCCAGAAATTCCGCGACAAGTATCTTCCGCAGTCCAAGTGGTGCAGAACCGCCGCCGATTTCGAAGCTCTGAACAGCAAGTACAGAATATTTCTCGTCGGCAGCGACCAGGTCTGGAAGATGTGGAATACGGAACTGTTCATGTTCCACTTCGTGCATGGCCTGAAGAACATTCTTTCCTATGCGGCAAGTTTCGCGACCGCCTCCTACAGTGGCAACATCGATCCGGGCTATGCGGGGCAGCTTCTGAGGCGATTTGACTCCATTTCCGTACGAGAACAATCCGGCGTGATCATATGTGCGAAGGAATTCGGCGTGGATGCCACCTGCGTAGTAGACCCCACGCTGCTGCTTGAGGCCGACGACTACAATGAACTTATCAAAAATTCTGAAAAGCCGCTCAAGGCGCCCAAGAGTAAATATTTCTTCATATACTACTCAAGCACGGTAAAACTGCTTGAGAAAATGCAGAAGGATGAGGGGGCGGCGGACATACTCAGAAGCCTGAAGCCCCTTGTAGGAAAAACGGGCATCACGGTTGAAGAGTGGCTATTCTACATTAAAAACGCGGAATACGTCATCGCGAATTCATATCACGGAGTTCTGTTTTCCATCATCTTTAAAAAGCAGTTCATTGTGATAACGGATGAGAAGAAAGATGACAGAATACAGAGTATTCTTTCCATTCTTGGTCTTCAGCACCGCATAGTGGAGGGAAAGGAAATACTTACGGCAGATATGTTTAACAACAGGATAGACTACAAGCAGGTGGACGAGCGCTTGAGTGAGGCGAGAAAAGCCTCTCTGCGCTTCCTGAAGGTCGCGCTGAGCAGGCCCCTCACACACAAAGAAAAAATTCTGACGCCTTCCATGAGATAGACCGCTATTCGAAAAGTCCCCGTATCCAGGAAAAACGTACATGGTACGGCGAAACGCCGTGCTGCAGAGATAAGCATATCTGGAGATCTGTATGAATATTGCCGTTGCCGGTACCGGCTACGTCGGTCTGAGCCTTTCCGTTCTTCTTGCTCAGCACAACAGCGTGAAGGCCGTGGATATCATTCCCGCCAAAGTGGAGCTCATCAATCAGAAAAAGTCCCCCATTGTGGATAAGGAAATAGAAGAATTTCTTGCCACGAAGCCGTTGAATCTTGAAGCAACCATGGATGGGGAATCAGCCTACCGCGACGCGGACCTTGTCATCATTGCCACGCCCACCAACTATGACGTTGAGCAGAACCATTTTGACACGTCATCCATCGACGCCGTGCTGAAGATAGTGGAAAAGGTCAATCCTGCCGCTACGGTGGTCATCAAGTCCACGGTACCGGTAGGATATCTGGAAGGATTGCGCAAAGTGTGGCCCGGACTGCCCAACATCCTCTTTTCGCCGGAGTTCCTGCGTGAAGGCAGGGCACTTTACGACAATCTGCATCCTTCCCGCATCATAGTAGGTACGCCGAAGGACTGTACGCCGGAGCTGAGGAAAAAGGCGAAGCGCTTTGCCGCACTGCTTCAGGAAGGCGCCATGGACGAGGACGTTCCTACTCTCATGGTGAATGCCACGGAGGCGGAATCCATCAAACTTTTCGCCAATACCTACCTCGCGCTCCGCGTGGCGTTCTTCAATGAGCTTGATACCTATGCGGAAGTGCACGGGCTGGACACGCGGCAGATTATCAGAGGCGTGGGCCTCGACCCGAGAATCGGCTCTCACTACAACAACCCTTCCTTCGGCTACGGCGGCTACTGTCTTCCCAAGGACACGCGGCAGCTCCTGGCGAACTACAAGGGTACGCCAAACGACATCATTACCGCCATCGTGGCGGCGAATAATACGCGCAAGGAGTTTATTGCTCATCAGATTCTCTCACGTTCCCCAAAAAAGGTGGGGATTTACCGCCTGACCATGAAGGCGGGCAGCGACAATTTTCGTCAGTCCGCCATTCAGGACGTTATGCGTCTGCTGCGCGGAGAGGGGGTGGAAGTCGTCATCTACGAGCCGACGCTGCATCAGGAGATGTTCCAAAACTTTCCCGTCATCCATGACCTTGAAGCGTTCAAGGCCATGTCCGACGTGATTGTGGTCAACCGCATGGCGGAGGAAGTAAGGGACTGCCTGAACAAAGTCTATACCAGAGATTTGTTTGAAAGAGATTGAGGCCAGGCCGCACAGGGGCATGGCGGAAGCGAAGGCTGTCGGGTTGAGGGGACACCATCGGGGAAATGACATTCTCCCTGTTAGAGCATTCTGTCGTCAGGCACTGGCGACAATAGTTTCAGAGTGTGCGGAAGCTGGCTTCCGCATAGGCTTTCAACATTAGTTCCCTCTGTAAAAGGATATCGCATGAACAAGGATGAATTCAAAGCTCTTCTGATACAGTCGCCCAAAGAAATTGCATTGGACGATTTGACAACGGATGATATTCACAGATTACGCATCACAGTAAGAGCTACAGCATTTGAAACATTTTTCATGCCTTCTGGGCATAAAAAGCTGTATGTGATCTTTTCTGCAGTGGGGAGGGATAGAAGGCCGTATCCCATTTTTCAGCGGGTAACGTGGTATGAATCTTTCGACGGCATGTTTCTTTGGATTGACGATCCGACTAGACATGAGACGAATATAGCACCGACGTACTACTTTGGAACAAAAGATTCCAATTATCTCGAACTGATATGCGAAATGATACATAAGTTTTTGGATATTTACGGTCTTTCCTGCAAAGACCTTGTATTCATTTCTTCATCCAATGGCGGCTTTGCGGCGCTGTGGTGTTCCAGAAAACTGTATGGCTCAACGTGTCTTGCCTTTAATCCGCAGCTTAATGTTCCACTACATTATCGGAAGGTAAGAAATAAGTTTGAACATGCACTGAGTGTCAGTTTTGATGATGAATCCTTGAGAGAACGTTTTTATATTGATAATATTGATAAAGAATCAGAGTCAAAAATATGTATTTATTCAAATGTAAAAAGTCCTTCTGATAAAATACAAATGGATGCATTTTTTCAAAAAAATGGTATTGAATATAAATATGGTCTTCAAAAAGTTAATAATATATGGGTTATAATTGCAAATATTGATGCTGTAGATACTCATCTTGCACAACCTACACCATATGTATCTAGGATTATGGAACGTCTTATGAGCGACGAATGGGGAGGAATGGAAATTTCGCCCCAAAAAATAGAAATTATTAATGCATTACTTGAAGGTATGAAAGATTATTATCTGGCTTTAAAAAATAATAAAAAACTTCAAAATCAAATTGAATTACTGAATAAGCAGAATGATGTGTGTTAATGTATTTTTATATTTATTAATTAAATTAATATGGTGATATTTTAATAAATAAAAATTAATTGATAAGGATGTATGCTTTTTATGCGACTGCTGCAGTACAGTAAAGATTTGATTTCATTGTTTTCATGATTTTAATGAAGGTGTTCTGACAGAGGTGGAATGTTATTTTTGCATTATGCGTAATACTGATTTGTTCTGTAATCATATATGTATGAACCTTTGAAAACAAAACTATGCAGCGGAACCTGCATAGTTTGGAATAATATGTTGCTAACAGGTATTAATGTTATTGAAATGTACTGACGGATGTTGTCATGAATGCTTTAAGCAGAGAGGCCGAACTGAAGACGACGTCAGCTGAAGGGCAGAAGAGTTTCCTTGCCTTCTCCCGAAAGTTTTCCCGTATCCCCCACCTTTCCGCCTTTCTCGGTGGAGAGGTGAGGCTTGCCGGAAAAGAGGGGGGAGAAGCGTGCACGGCCGTGGCAGGATGGGGGCACAAGCCTACGGCCGACAAGGCAAGACGCTATGCCGCGGCACACGGTCTGCCCTACATTGCCGTGGAAGACGGTTTTCTTCGTTCTCTGCGTCTCGGCTGTGAGGACGCGGCGCCTCTTTCTCTGGTGGTGGACTATACGGGGATTTACTATGACGCCACCGGTCCCTCGGACCTTGAAACCCTTTTAAATTCTGAGGGGTGGCAGACGCCGGAGCTCATGGCTTCCGCCCAAAAGGCACTTTCCGCCATTCTCCTTCATCATCTCAGCAAGTACAATCATGCACCCGATGCCGCACCGGGGGTTCTGGGGGCGGCAGAGCCGGGGGCTCCCCGTGTACTCATCATCGATCAGACCGTGGGGGATGCTTCGGTATCTCTCGGTCTGGCGGACGCTTCCTCTTTCATTGCCATGCTGACGGAAGCGAAAAAACGCTTCCCTCACGCGTGGCTTTATGTGAAGACGCACCCTGATGTGCTGGCCAGAAAGAAGAAAGGGTATCTCACTGAAGCGGCGAAGCACTATGGCGCCACGCTTATTGCGGAAGACGTTGCGCCGCTTTCGCTTCTTGAACAGGCGGACGTGGTGTACTGCGTCACCTCGCAGATGGGCTTTGAAGCTCTCATGCTGGGTAAGGATGTGCATTGCTTCGGCATGCCGTTCTACGCGGGTTGGGGGATCACGCATGATGCTTTGTCCTGCCCGCGGCGGACAAAGAAGTGCACGCTTCTGGAAGTATTTGCGGCCGCATACCTTCTTTACGCCAGATATGTAAATCCCATCACCGGGGAGGGCTGCGATATTCACGACACCATTGCCCGGCTTGCCGTGCAGCGGGAGAAGAATGAACAGAACCGCGGTTTTCACGCCTGTTTCGGTTATTCTTTCTGGAAGCATCCGCACGCGCGGGCTTTTTTGCAGAGTACCGGGGCTTCTTTCCGCTTTTTTAAATACTTCCATGGAGAACGGCGTGCCGTCGCCAGCGCTGCCGGACACGGTGGAGACGTAGTGGCATGGTCGTCCAGATGCGCAGACGGAATGCTGGAAGCGCTTTGTCGTGAGGCCGGGGGGCCGCTGGTACGCATGGAAGACGGCTTCATTCGCTCTGTAGGACTGGGCTCGAGTTTTCAGTATCCGTATTCGCTGGTGCTGGACAGGCGGGGCATTTATTACGACCCCACGCAGCCCAGCGACCTTGAAGTCATCCTTCAGCAATTACCGGAGCGGTCTGACTACGACGAGCTGTGTCGTAGGGCTCGGGCACTTCGCGAGTTTATCGTTCAGAATGGGCTGACCAAGTACAATGTGGGGCAGAGCACGCTTTCCCGCACGCGCTGGCCCTCGGATCGCCGGGTGCTGCTGGTGCCCGGTCAGGTGGAGGACGACGCTTCAGTGCGCCGCGGCGGCTGCGGCATCAGGGGAAATCTTGAACTGCTCAGGGAGGTGCGTCGCCGCAATCCCGGGGCGTTCATTATTTACAAGCCGCATCCCGACGTGGAAGTGAAGAACCGCAAGGGCAGGATAGACGATGCTAAGGTGCTTTGCGTGGCCGACGAGGTGGTGCGCAACGTGCGCATGGACGCGCTTCTGGCCGTGGTGGACGAGGTGCATACCCTTACGTCCCTGACCGGATTTGAGGCCCTCTTGCGCGGCGTGAAGGTCTGCGTTTACGGCGGCCCCTTTTATGCGGGCTGGGGGCTCACGGAAGATTATGCCGTGGAGCGTTCCTTCCTGTCCCGCCGCACGGCGCGCCTGACGCTGGATGAACTTACGGCGGGCGTACTTCTGCTGTACCCGAGCTATTACGACTGGCAGACGGCGAGCTTCTGCACGGCGGAGGATGTGTGTCATCGTCTGCTTCAGAGGAGCGGGCAGATGAAGAGAATGCCTGTTTTGCGTCTGTTTGATGTTCTTCGCATACAGGCAAGGAAGGTGTTCTGACATGGCGAGTTATCTTTTTCTTCAGGGGCCGCATGGACCGTTCTTCCGCCTGCTGGGACAGGAGCTTCGTAAGCGTGGGCATGAGGTGACGCGCGTGAACCTCTGCGGCGGCGACGTCCTGGACTGGCCTCGCGGCGCGTTGACCTATCACGGCCGTACCTCGGACTGGAGTTCGTGGGTGCACCGCCTCATGGAGTGCCGGAGCGTGACTGACCTGCTGGTTTTTGGCGACTGGCGGCCGCATCACCGCGAGGCTGTGCACATTGCGCGGCTGCACGGCATACGGATATGGGCCTTTGATGAAGGATATCTTCGTCCTCACTGGATAACCATGGAGCCGGGCGGGGTAAACGGCAATTCCAGCTTGCCGCACACTGCGGAGGAGGTGCGTGCTCAGGCG includes the following:
- a CDS encoding glycosyltransferase produces the protein MFRKKLDKLIHHPYMFFSDIGKKKRMNYIETEKYAQHINYREDNMDNNVSGKKIDVSVIVPVFNVEKFLNKCIESLINQNDKNLEFIFVNDGSTDKSLDILYKYAKSDKRIIVINCRRNIGVAAARNLAISIAHGSFIGFVDPDDYVSKNYFGSMYRMARLQDADIVMTNNVVRFPSRSVRHKNMGFRVNKKIDDDVKINIMKTTGVTWNKIYNRKLMLNNNIMFPEIKTMGTDNYITTLALFFAKKIITTDKVIYYYRENPNSIINKKKDASYYLLTEVYHRCLQRIFYSSEKRAKKQAWIQAVTERALKDSVSNLKKFETNLEKIEYINSVYQFFPDARFVDIDRPVVSLTSYPGRIATVDQTIRSILNQDIPPKEVVLYLADSQFPEREGGLPSSLTDLLGKGLVIRWCEDMRSYKKLIPALSDYPEDIIITADDDVIYPGNWLRTLLTAHFRQPEEVQCLRGRKILMEQGHFLPYSEYRLIKYDEPSSFFILQTGLGGCLYKKSMLHEDVARKELFTSLCADGDDIWFWAMAVLKGTKIHWCAPGLNDPLYIEGTQESGTCLWEQNKQGGNDEHFMKLVNHYPQLADIADQVF
- a CDS encoding polysaccharide pyruvyl transferase family protein; this encodes MISVDKNLCTGCTACYSVCPQKAIMMQYDEEGFSFPFVIRSLCVDCGLCERVCPIHNYEKHPQPELAYAACNRDVNERFRSSSGSIFSILARYVMERKGIVFGAAMDEHFRVVHTGVSRMADVDRLRMSKYAQSELGDVFSQVKNCLDTDRWVLFSGTPCQVSGLKNFLRKDYEKLYTVDILCRGVPSPKLFQTYIEWLKQRYDFDSIVFRDQRYGWTTSSPFTVYRGNTPLLQESSGYNLYMKTFVSHFSLRRSCYSCVYASMDRAGDFSIGDFWSIDEYDKSLNDHMGTSFFLINSAKGEALKPYIEERTSVLKAFIFKEMESAQGGIHGPAGTSPFREQLFSRFAAGTSVFEWMVKKFYKVGVLNFYNADNFGAVLVGFSICRILERLGYKPELINYRYKPDATFQKFRDKYLPQSKWCRTAADFEALNSKYRIFLVGSDQVWKMWNTELFMFHFVHGLKNILSYAASFATASYSGNIDPGYAGQLLRRFDSISVREQSGVIICAKEFGVDATCVVDPTLLLEADDYNELIKNSEKPLKAPKSKYFFIYYSSTVKLLEKMQKDEGAADILRSLKPLVGKTGITVEEWLFYIKNAEYVIANSYHGVLFSIIFKKQFIVITDEKKDDRIQSILSILGLQHRIVEGKEILTADMFNNRIDYKQVDERLSEARKASLRFLKVALSRPLTHKEKILTPSMR
- a CDS encoding nucleotide sugar dehydrogenase — translated: MNIAVAGTGYVGLSLSVLLAQHNSVKAVDIIPAKVELINQKKSPIVDKEIEEFLATKPLNLEATMDGESAYRDADLVIIATPTNYDVEQNHFDTSSIDAVLKIVEKVNPAATVVIKSTVPVGYLEGLRKVWPGLPNILFSPEFLREGRALYDNLHPSRIIVGTPKDCTPELRKKAKRFAALLQEGAMDEDVPTLMVNATEAESIKLFANTYLALRVAFFNELDTYAEVHGLDTRQIIRGVGLDPRIGSHYNNPSFGYGGYCLPKDTRQLLANYKGTPNDIITAIVAANNTRKEFIAHQILSRSPKKVGIYRLTMKAGSDNFRQSAIQDVMRLLRGEGVEVVIYEPTLHQEMFQNFPVIHDLEAFKAMSDVIVVNRMAEEVRDCLNKVYTRDLFERD
- a CDS encoding capsular polysaccharide biosynthesis protein; this translates as MNALSREAELKTTSAEGQKSFLAFSRKFSRIPHLSAFLGGEVRLAGKEGGEACTAVAGWGHKPTADKARRYAAAHGLPYIAVEDGFLRSLRLGCEDAAPLSLVVDYTGIYYDATGPSDLETLLNSEGWQTPELMASAQKALSAILLHHLSKYNHAPDAAPGVLGAAEPGAPRVLIIDQTVGDASVSLGLADASSFIAMLTEAKKRFPHAWLYVKTHPDVLARKKKGYLTEAAKHYGATLIAEDVAPLSLLEQADVVYCVTSQMGFEALMLGKDVHCFGMPFYAGWGITHDALSCPRRTKKCTLLEVFAAAYLLYARYVNPITGEGCDIHDTIARLAVQREKNEQNRGFHACFGYSFWKHPHARAFLQSTGASFRFFKYFHGERRAVASAAGHGGDVVAWSSRCADGMLEALCREAGGPLVRMEDGFIRSVGLGSSFQYPYSLVLDRRGIYYDPTQPSDLEVILQQLPERSDYDELCRRARALREFIVQNGLTKYNVGQSTLSRTRWPSDRRVLLVPGQVEDDASVRRGGCGIRGNLELLREVRRRNPGAFIIYKPHPDVEVKNRKGRIDDAKVLCVADEVVRNVRMDALLAVVDEVHTLTSLTGFEALLRGVKVCVYGGPFYAGWGLTEDYAVERSFLSRRTARLTLDELTAGVLLLYPSYYDWQTASFCTAEDVCHRLLQRSGQMKRMPVLRLFDVLRIQARKVF